Proteins encoded within one genomic window of Humulus lupulus chromosome 1, drHumLupu1.1, whole genome shotgun sequence:
- the LOC133814364 gene encoding uncharacterized protein LOC133814364 has product MEDSSTRPSTSQILSVPTSKEEFIEAEHYWSSVTSISHISELLAYHGLKLSGEIDSDLDNVLNRSMASKASKHQRASQKEGRPSKMPKKTEVAPLASVPLYSSQVVKPTSDVRLRTTNEPVEARDAQLRLEDELKAAKLEVAARDAAIQKLSELESRLEVALKEAQKVPDLESTLEVTLKEVEAKNFEIKEIQELNAKLEEEKKMTFDVIEGEKARLLEEFKTKKDRAVDMVMYRIG; this is encoded by the exons ATGGAGGACTCTTCAACTCGTCCATCCACCTCCCAAATCCTTTCAGTCCCCACCTCGAAGGAGGAATTTATCGAGgctgagcactactggagctcagtcACATCCATTAGCCATATATCTGAGTTGCTAGCTTATCATGGCCTTAAGCTTTCTG GTGAAATAGACTCAGATTTAGACAACGTGCTCAACAGGTCTATGGCCTCAAAGGCGAGTAAGCACCAAAGAGCCTCGCAGAAAGAAGGTCGCCCCTCCAAGATGCCCAAAAAGACCGAGGTGGCCCCTCTAGCCTCGGTTCCCCTATATTCGAGTCAAGTTGTCAAACCCACTTCTGATGTCAGACTGCGGACAACTAACGAGCCTGTG GAGGCTAGAGATGCCCAGTTAAGGCTTGAGGATGAACTAAAAGCTGCGAAGCTGGAGGTGGCAGCAAGGGATGCAGCCATTCAGAAGCTTTCTGAGCTCGAGTCAAGGCTGGAGGTTGCTTTGAAAGAGGCCCAGAAGGTCCCCGACCTTGAATCGACGTTGGAGGTGACCTTGAAGGAGGTCGAGGCCAAGAATTTCGAGATCAAGGAGATTCAGGAACTCAATGCCAAGCTGGAAGAGGAAAAGAAGATGACCTTTGACGTTATCGAAGgtgagaaggctcgtcttctGGAGGAGTTCAAAACCAAAAAAGATCGTGCCGTAGACATGGTGATGTATCGGATTGGGTGA